From one Neovison vison isolate M4711 chromosome 1, ASM_NN_V1, whole genome shotgun sequence genomic stretch:
- the LOC122899459 gene encoding trace amine-associated receptor 8-like, translating into MAAIPSKVYRSTWERQPKDGHLREGAGGAGTIIQGSHLTSAAEIVCSNRELIEWHNPEAGTPCMSVDTPSQPSGYLENEYRYHHPISSTWRLCSPDIKQLMALWLIEKLCCPPQGRAERQEAPNSRAVSINLSHPAVLQLCYESVNGSCVKTSYSLGSRVILYSASGLASLLAVFGNLLVMTSVLHFKELHSPANFLITSLACADFLVGVTIMPFSMVRSVESCWYFVARFCTLHSCFDVAFCYSSLFQLCFISINRYIAVTDPLVYPSKFTVSVSGMCISVSWILLFVCSGAVFYTGVNDDGMEELVSALNCVGGCQIVVNQDWVLIYFLLFFIPTLVMIILYCKIFLIAKHQATKIENTGSKAESSSDSYKSRERKKRRERKAAKTLGIMVIAFMISWLPYTIDMLVDAYMGFITPAYIYEVCCWGAYYISAMNPLIYALFYPWFRKAIKIILSGEFLKDNSSTIRLFAE; encoded by the exons ATGGCTGCTATTCCTTCTAAAGTTTACAGATCCACCTGGGAGCGACAACCTAAAGATGGGCACCTTagagagggggcaggaggagcggGTACCATCATCCAGGGCTCACACTTGACCTCAGCAGCAGAAATAGTTTG tagCAATAGGGAATTAATAGAATGGCATAATCCTGAGGCAGGCACCCCATGTATGTCTGTGGACACCCCCAGTCAGCCCAGTGGTTACCTGGAGAATGAATATAGATATCATCATCCAATCAGCAGCACTTGGAGACTTTGCTCTCCAGATATAAAGCAGCTCATGGCCCTCTGGCT aatTGAAAAACTTTGTTGCCCACCACAAGGAAGGGCAGAAAGACAGGAAGCACCAAACTCCAGAGCCGTGAGCATCAATCTTTCCCACCCTGCTGTCCTGCAGCTTTGCTATGAGAGTGTGAATGGATCTTGCGT aaaaacttcttactCACTCGGATCCAGGGTGATTCTGTACTCAGCGTCTGGCTTAGCCTCTTTGCTGGCTGTGTTTGGAAACCTCCTGGTGATGACTTCAGTTTTGCATTTCAAGGAGCTGCACTCTCCTGCCAATTTCTTGATCACCTCTCTGGCTTGTGCTGACTTCCTGGTGGGGGTGACCATCATGCCCTTCAGCATGGTCAGGTCCGTGGAGAGCTGCTGGTACTTTGTAGCCAGATTTTGTACCCTGCACAGTTGCTTCGATGTGGCATTTTGTTACTCTTCTCTCTTCCAGTTGTGCTTCATCTCCATCAACAGGTACATTGCTGTTACTGACCCTCTGGTCTACCCCAGCAAGTTCACGGTGTCTGTGTCGGGGATGTGCATCAGCGTCTCCTGGATCCTGCTCTTTGTATGCAGCGGGGCCGTGTTCTACACAGGTGTCAATGACGATGGGATGGAGGAATTAGTAAGTGCTCTCAACTGTGTAGGTGGTTGTCAAATTGTTGTAAATCAAGACTgggttttgatatattttctgtTATTCTTCATACCCACCCTCGTAATGATAATTCTTTACTGTAAGATTTTTCTAATAGCTAAACACCAAGctacaaaaattgaaaatactgGTAGCAAAGCAGAGTCATCCTCAGACAGTTACaaatccagagagagaaaaaagaga agagagagaaaagctgcTAAGACCCTGGGTATCATGGTGATAGCATTTATGATTTCATGGTTACCATATACAATTGATATGCTAGTTGATGCCTATATGGGCTTCATAACACCTGCCTATATTTATGAGGTCTGCTGTTGGGGTGCTTATTATATCTCAGCCATGAACCCTCTgatttatgctttattttatccTTGGTTTAGAAAagccataaaaattattttaagtgggGAGTTTTTAAAGGATAATTCATCAACCATTAGATTATTTGCAGAATAA
- the TAAR9 gene encoding trace amine-associated receptor 9, producing the protein MVNSLSPPARVELCYENVNGSCVKTAYSPGPRALLYTVLGLGAVLAMFGNLLVIIAILHFKQLHTPTNFLIASLACADFLVGVTVMPFSTVRSVESCWYFGDSYCKFHTCFDTSFCFASLFHLCCISVDRYIAVTDPLTYPTKFTVSVSVLCIALSWFFSVTYSFSIFYTGANEEGIEDLVAALTCVGGCQAPLNQNWVLLCFLLFFVPAVAMVFIYGKIFLVARRQARKIESSASQVQSSSESYRERVAKRERKAAKTLGIAVAAFLVSWLPYIIDAVIDAYMNFITPPYVYEILVWCVYYNSAMNPLIYAFFYPWFRKAIKLILSGKVLGRDSSTTNLFSEEAVVD; encoded by the coding sequence ATGGTGAACAGTCTCTCCCCACCCGCCCGGGTGGAGCTCTGCTATGAGAACGTGAACGGATCCTGCGTTAAAACTGCGTACTCGCCGGGTCCCCGAGCCCTTCTGTACACAGTCCTCGGTCTGGGGGCTGTGCTGGCCATGTTTGGAAACTTACTGGTCATTATCGCTATCCTTCACTTCAAACAGCTGCACACCCCTACGAACTTTCTGATTGCGTCCCTGGCCTGCGCTGACTTCCTGGTGGGGGTGACCGTCATGCCCTTCAGCACGGTGAGGTCTGTGGAGAGCTGCTGGTACTTCGGGGACAGTTACTGTAAATTTCACACATGTTTCGATACTTCCTTCTGTTTCGCTTCTTTATTTCACTTATGCTGTATCTCTGTGGATAGATACATTGCGGTTACTGATCCTCTGACCTATCCCACCAAGTTTACTGTCTCGGTGTCAGTCCTATGCATTGCTCTCTCTTGGTTCTTTTCGGTCACATAcagtttttccatcttttacaCGGGGGCCAACGAGGAAGGAATCGAGGACTTAGTCGCTGCTCTCACCTGTGTGGGAGGCTGTCAAGCGCCCCTGAATCAAAACTGGGTTCTACTTTGTTTCCTTCTATTCTTTGTACCCGCTGTCGCCATGGTGTTTATATATGGTAAGATCTTTTTGGTGGCCAGACGCCAAGCTAGGAAGATAGAAAGTTCAGCTAGCCAAGTTCAGTCGTCTTCAGAGAGTTACAGGGAACGAgtagcaaagagagagagaaaggctgcGAAAACACTGGGCATTGCGGTGGCAGCGTTTCTGGTCTCCTGGCTACCGTACATTATTGATGCTGTGATTGACGCTTACATGAATTTTATAACTCCTCCTTATGTTTATGAGATTTTAGTGTGGTGCGTTTATTATAATTCAGCTATGAATCCCTTGATATATGCTTTCTTTTACCCATGGTTTCGGAAGGCAATAAAACTTATCCTAAGTGGTAAAGTCTTAGGGAGGGATTCATCAACAACGAATTTGTTTTCTGAGGAAGCAGTTGTAGATTGA